The genomic DNA TCAGAAAAGTCCCATAGGTTTTTGAGCGATGGCGCGGCCTGAACTTCAGGTGAACTGAACCGCTCACGCCGGGGCATGGGCTTTGGCGGTCTTCATTCCGTGCTTCTTGAGCCAGTTGTGGAGATTCGCTTCAGTCGTGTGGTAACGCTGCGCGATGAATCTCTGCGTCGAGCCGTTGGCCAACAGGCTCTCGATTTCCGGTCGAAACGTATCCAGCTTGCTCTTGCCCGGTCCTTTGGGGCGTCCGAGCGTGAAGCCCTGTTCTTTCTTGAAGCGCAGCGCTTCCTTGGTCCGCTGCGAAATCAAATCGCGTTCGATCTCTGCCGCCATCGAGAATGCCAGGGCAATGATCTTGCTCTGGATGGTGTGGTCCAGCTGCCAATTTCCCTTCACCGAATAGACGCGGATGCCCTTGCGCGTCACCAGCACCAGAATCTCCATGCATTCGAGCATGCTGCGGCCCAGTCGCGACAGCTCAGCCACAATGATGGCATCGCCCCTCTGCAATTCCTCCAGCACCTGCGCGATCTGGCGTTCCCGCCATGGTGTGCGTCCTGAGGCAATCTCCTCGACGAAATGCACCTTGCCCAGATCGTGGTGGTTGGCAAAGCGGAGGATATCCGCCTTGTTCTTCTCGATGTCCTGGTCGAGGGTCGACACGCGCAGATAAGCGACCGTTTTGGGCGTCGTAGCAGCCACCTGTGTTGCCATGGTTACGCCATTCGATGAATACCTGAAAGTAATGCTTATCAGATAAGCATATGCATAGAAATATCAAGCATTATTGCCTAATCTTCCTTACCGGATAAACGATCGTTTTAAGAATAGACGATCCCTGCGTATGTTCCACCTGGTGAGGGCTCCCCATGCCAAGAATGAAGATCTTCAACACCCTGGAGAAAGAGGCGTTCGAGTCCCCGCCGGTGCTCAACAGCGCCGAGCGCAAACGGTACTTCTCTTTGCCGTTGATGCTCAAAGACTCGATGGTGAATTTGCGGACACCGACCAACAAAGTCTGCTTCCTGGTGGCGGCAGGTTACTTCAAGGCACGGCGCAAATTCTTCGGCTGCCAATTCCGCCAGGCTGATATCGAGTACGTCGCGAATCAGGTCGGCGTGAACTCGACCGAGGTTCGCGTCGAGACCTACAGCAAGGAAACCTGTGCCCGCCATCAGCGCGTCATCCTGAGCTACTTCAGCTGCGGTCCATTCGACGAAGCAGCGAAGAGCATCACCGCCAGGGAGATTGCAGCTCTGGTGCGCGTCCAGTTCCGGCCCAAGCTGGTGCTGCTGGAAATCATCCAGGTGCTGACCCACAAGAGAATTGCGATCCCCAGCTACAACGTGCTGGCTGACCTTATCGTCTCGGCGCTCAATCGGCACCAGCATACCCTCAGTGAAATCATCAACGAGTGCCTCAGCGAAAACCAACGCACCGGGCTCGACGATTTGTTGGAAAAGGCGCCCGGCGAGGGCTGGCGTTACCGCCTCACGTTGTTGAAAAAGCCTTACCAATCCACGCAGCCGGCGAAAATCAGAGCCAATCTGACAGACCTGGACACCGTGCAGACGCTCTATCTCGACCTGAAGCCGCTCGTGCAGCGCCTGGACTTGAGCTACGAAAGCATCCGTTACTACGCCTACTCGGTCATCAAGGCCCAGATTCCCCAAGTTTCGCGCCGCGCTGACGAAGACCGCTTCCTGCACCTGATTGCCTTCGTCGTATATCAGACCTTTAAGCTGAACGACACCTTGATCGATACGATGCTAAGCGCCGTGCAAGCGGCAGTCAACGCCGCGCAGAAGGACCAAAAGGACGTCTACTTCCGGGAGCGCGACCAGCGCAACCAGTCCTTCGCCACCCTCGTCGAGCGGTTTCGGCAGAACGTCCGCGAAACGCTGTCCGCAATCAAGCATATCGTTGCCGATGCGCAATTGAGCGACAGCCAGAAGCTCGCTTTGATCGACGTAGCACTGAATGCGGACACTGCCAAGCCGGCCCAGGTCGAACAGCAACTCGACGAGTTCAAGCAAAACGCGGTGAAATTGCAGCAGGGTCCGGACTACTTCGCGCAGCTGGAAGCGCGCTCCCTCAAGCTGCAACACCGCGTCGCCGACATCGTGCGCCAAGTGCAGTTCGCGCCCAACTGCGGCAAGCCGGCGTTGTGGGACGCGTTGCGCCATTATCAGCAGAAGGAGGGCAACGTTGACAAGAGCGCCCCTGACGATTTTCTGGCCGACGAACAGCGCGCCGCACTAACCGCCGAGGACGGCAAGTTCCGCGTCTCGCTGTACAAGGCGCTGCTCTTTGTCGAGATCGCCGAAGCCATCAAGTCTGGCGCGCTGAATCTGATCCACTCGGAGAAATACCGGTCCCTGGACGAATACCTGATCCCAAAGGCGGATTGGGAAGCCCACCGGGCCGAGTATCTGCAACGAGCGCAGCTTGAGGGCTTCGCCGACTGCAAGGCCACCTTGAGCGCGCTTGATCTGGCACTTGATGCCCGTTACCAGAAAACGAACCAGAACCTCACATCCGGTGAAAACCCGTATCTGACCATACGCGCCAACGGCAGCTTCCATGTCAGTACGCCCAAGCAAGAAGAGGTGGAATGCCTGTCCTTGGGGGCTTTCTTCCCGGATCGGAAATATATCCCCATGCTGGAAATGCTCGCGACGGTGGATCACGCCACCCACTTCCTCGATGAATTCGAGCATTGGCAAATCAAGTACCAACGCGCCAAGCCGACCAAGAAGATTCTGTTTGCCGGCATCATCGGCTATGGCTGCGATATCGGCCACCGCAAGCTGGCGCAGATTTCCAGGCAGATCGACGAGGGCGAGCTGGATAACGCAGTCAACTGGCATTTCTCGCTGCAGAACGTCCAGGGCGCCAACGATCGCATCCTGCGCTTTGTCGACCGAATGAGCGTGCCGAACATCTATCGGCGCAAACCTGACGTATTGCACACCTCCAGCGACGGCCAGAAATTCGAGGTGGCCGTTGACTCCCTGAATGCCAACTACTCGTACAAGTATCTGGGCAAAGACAAAGGCGTCAGCGTGGTGACGTTCATCGACATGCGCGATCTGATGTGGCACTCCACGGTGATCAGCTCCGCCGAACGGGAGGCGGCCTACGTCATCGACGGGCTGATGCACAACGACGTGGTCAAGAGTGACGTGCATTCGACCGACACGCACGGTTACTCGGAAATCATCTTCGCGGCGACCCATCTCCTGATGTTTGAGTTTGCGCCGCGGATCAAGGGCGTGGGCCGGCAGCAGCTCAGCGCGTTCAAGCACCGCAATCATTACGCGGAGCAAGGACACGTACTGCTACCCGACCGCTACATCCGCGAGCCCCACATCGAGGATCAATGGGATGAGGTTCTGCGCTTTATCGCGACCATCCGGCTGAAGGTGACGACCGCCTCGCAGCTCTTCAAGCGCCTGAACTCCTATTCCAAGCAACATCCGCTGTACCGGGCCTTGAAAGAATTCGGGAAGATTCCGAAGACGCTCTTCATTCTGAAATATGCTGACGATCTGGAATTCCGGCAGGCCATCG from Candidatus Dechloromonas phosphoritropha includes the following:
- a CDS encoding recombinase family protein is translated as MATQVAATTPKTVAYLRVSTLDQDIEKNKADILRFANHHDLGKVHFVEEIASGRTPWRERQIAQVLEELQRGDAIIVAELSRLGRSMLECMEILVLVTRKGIRVYSVKGNWQLDHTIQSKIIALAFSMAAEIERDLISQRTKEALRFKKEQGFTLGRPKGPGKSKLDTFRPEIESLLANGSTQRFIAQRYHTTEANLHNWLKKHGMKTAKAHAPA
- a CDS encoding Tn3 family transposase: MPRMKIFNTLEKEAFESPPVLNSAERKRYFSLPLMLKDSMVNLRTPTNKVCFLVAAGYFKARRKFFGCQFRQADIEYVANQVGVNSTEVRVETYSKETCARHQRVILSYFSCGPFDEAAKSITAREIAALVRVQFRPKLVLLEIIQVLTHKRIAIPSYNVLADLIVSALNRHQHTLSEIINECLSENQRTGLDDLLEKAPGEGWRYRLTLLKKPYQSTQPAKIRANLTDLDTVQTLYLDLKPLVQRLDLSYESIRYYAYSVIKAQIPQVSRRADEDRFLHLIAFVVYQTFKLNDTLIDTMLSAVQAAVNAAQKDQKDVYFRERDQRNQSFATLVERFRQNVRETLSAIKHIVADAQLSDSQKLALIDVALNADTAKPAQVEQQLDEFKQNAVKLQQGPDYFAQLEARSLKLQHRVADIVRQVQFAPNCGKPALWDALRHYQQKEGNVDKSAPDDFLADEQRAALTAEDGKFRVSLYKALLFVEIAEAIKSGALNLIHSEKYRSLDEYLIPKADWEAHRAEYLQRAQLEGFADCKATLSALDLALDARYQKTNQNLTSGENPYLTIRANGSFHVSTPKQEEVECLSLGAFFPDRKYIPMLEMLATVDHATHFLDEFEHWQIKYQRAKPTKKILFAGIIGYGCDIGHRKLAQISRQIDEGELDNAVNWHFSLQNVQGANDRILRFVDRMSVPNIYRRKPDVLHTSSDGQKFEVAVDSLNANYSYKYLGKDKGVSVVTFIDMRDLMWHSTVISSAEREAAYVIDGLMHNDVVKSDVHSTDTHGYSEIIFAATHLLMFEFAPRIKGVGRQQLSAFKHRNHYAEQGHVLLPDRYIREPHIEDQWDEVLRFIATIRLKVTTASQLFKRLNSYSKQHPLYRALKEFGKIPKTLFILKYADDLEFRQAIEKQLNKVEASNKFSKAVSFGHSQEFIQSEKEDQEIAEACRRLIKNAIVCWNYLYLSRELAAEKSEERMVKLLEAIRHGSVATWAHFNLHGEFDFSDERMVDSMGLALPKNPAWVSG